The Ruminococcus bovis genome includes a region encoding these proteins:
- a CDS encoding pyridoxamine 5'-phosphate oxidase family protein — protein MNAEKCLQILREIKDVAFATVDESGKPQIRIIDIMLVDSEKLYFCTARGKSFYHQLMKGSNVAITGMNKDYQMIRLNGKAHKLDEQKVWIDRIFKENPSMNNVYPNDSRYVLEAFCIDNGEVEFF, from the coding sequence ATGAACGCTGAAAAATGTTTACAGATACTAAGAGAAATTAAGGATGTTGCTTTTGCTACTGTTGATGAAAGTGGCAAACCACAAATTAGAATTATTGATATTATGCTTGTTGACAGTGAGAAACTTTATTTTTGTACTGCAAGAGGAAAAAGTTTTTATCATCAGTTAATGAAAGGCAGTAATGTTGCCATTACCGGAATGAACAAAGATTATCAAATGATTAGGCTTAACGGTAAAGCACATAAACTTGATGAACAAAAAGTTTGGATTGACCGTATATTCAAGGAAAATCCTTCAATGAATAATGTTTATCCTAATGATAGCAGATATGTACTTGAAGCTTTTTGTATTGATAATGGTGAAGTTGAATTTTTTTGA
- a CDS encoding 4Fe-4S binding protein: MFILMIADMYLKLFVLIMVKLNFFDLGKEPIVREVFPLGNSEVIKNGYEITDKCIKCKKCEKICPQKCINDFKINQTHCLHCGLCYEKCPVNAIRKLGN; the protein is encoded by the coding sequence ATGTTTATCCTAATGATAGCAGATATGTACTTGAAGCTTTTTGTATTGATAATGGTGAAGTTGAATTTTTTTGATTTAGGTAAAGAACCGATTGTCAGAGAGGTTTTTCCTTTAGGTAATAGCGAAGTTATTAAAAATGGTTATGAGATAACTGACAAATGTATTAAGTGCAAAAAATGTGAGAAAATATGCCCTCAAAAATGTATTAATGATTTTAAAATCAATCAAACTCATTGCTTACATTGTGGTCTTTGCTATGAAAAATGTCCTGTAAATGCAATTAGGAAATTAGGTAATTAA
- the cas1 gene encoding type II CRISPR-associated endonuclease Cas1 — protein sequence MSWRTVVITKTCKLDYSMGYLVVRDVEKTAKIHISEISMLIVESTSVAVTVALLNELTKKSVKVIFCDEKHSPSFELTPYYDSCKSSLKLKQQIDWDDHIKQYIWTNIVAEKISNQAKVLKQFQLTQYTQLLQYIDEIEFNDATNREGHSAKVYFNALFGKSFSRKNDCPINAMLNYGYSIILSAFNREVVSNGYITQLGLFHDNMFNQYNLSCDLMEPFRPFVDSIVKECNPKKFDKEEKVQIYTLLNKELIIDDRKQTFLNAIKIYCKSVFTAIEEQNSSLIRFPKNEL from the coding sequence ATGAGCTGGAGAACAGTTGTAATAACAAAAACATGTAAACTGGATTATTCTATGGGTTATCTGGTTGTTCGTGATGTTGAAAAAACTGCAAAGATACATATTAGCGAAATTAGTATGTTAATTGTTGAGAGTACATCTGTGGCAGTAACTGTTGCTCTCCTAAACGAATTAACCAAGAAAAGTGTCAAAGTTATTTTTTGTGATGAAAAGCATAGTCCATCATTTGAATTAACCCCATATTATGATAGTTGTAAGTCTAGCCTGAAACTGAAACAACAGATTGATTGGGATGACCACATCAAACAATATATATGGACAAATATTGTCGCAGAAAAAATCAGTAATCAAGCAAAAGTATTAAAGCAATTTCAGTTGACTCAATATACTCAATTATTGCAATATATTGATGAAATTGAGTTTAATGATGCTACTAATAGAGAAGGCCATTCTGCCAAAGTATATTTTAATGCTTTATTCGGTAAGAGCTTTTCAAGAAAAAATGATTGTCCCATTAATGCTATGCTAAATTATGGATACAGTATTATACTTTCTGCTTTTAACAGAGAAGTTGTGTCAAATGGTTACATAACACAACTGGGATTATTTCATGATAATATGTTTAATCAGTACAATTTAAGTTGTGATTTAATGGAACCATTCCGACCTTTTGTTGATTCTATCGTTAAGGAATGTAATCCGAAAAAATTTGATAAAGAAGAAAAAGTACAGATATACACTTTACTTAACAAAGAGTTGATAATAGATGACCGAAAACAAACTTTTCTTAATGCGATAAAAATATATTGTAAAAGTGTTTTTACAGCAATAGAAGAACAGAATTCATCTTTAATAAGGTTTCCAAAAAATGAGTTATAG
- a CDS encoding ABC transporter ATP-binding protein: protein MSNAIEFKNVKKCYNDKVVIDNLNLAVDKGEFVTIVGSSGCGKTTALKMINGLIDVTSGDIFVNGENIKNKDLIQLRRNIGYSIQGSVLFPHLTVEKNISYVPNLLNKKDKAKTKSAVSKWMMIVGLNEDIKNRYPNELSGGQQQRVGIARALAASPAILLMDEPFGAVDEITRSQLQEEIKRIHKETNITIMFVTHDISEALKLGTKVLVMNNGNIEQYDKPSEILQNPSTDFVKQLVYRQRHICNLPDDKLNGCEFSNVAQIK, encoded by the coding sequence ATGAGTAATGCTATTGAATTCAAAAATGTAAAAAAGTGTTATAATGATAAGGTAGTTATTGATAACCTTAATCTTGCAGTTGATAAAGGTGAATTTGTCACAATAGTTGGTTCTTCAGGTTGTGGCAAAACTACTGCACTAAAGATGATTAATGGACTTATTGATGTAACAAGTGGTGATATTTTTGTTAATGGTGAAAATATCAAAAATAAAGACCTTATTCAGTTGCGTAGGAATATTGGTTATTCTATTCAAGGAAGTGTATTATTTCCTCACCTTACTGTTGAAAAGAATATTTCATATGTTCCTAATTTACTGAACAAAAAGGACAAGGCAAAAACTAAATCTGCAGTATCTAAATGGATGATGATAGTTGGTCTTAATGAGGATATTAAGAATAGGTATCCTAATGAACTTTCAGGTGGTCAACAACAAAGAGTTGGCATTGCCAGAGCATTGGCAGCATCACCGGCAATTCTGTTAATGGATGAACCATTTGGTGCAGTTGATGAAATTACAAGAAGTCAACTGCAAGAAGAAATTAAGAGAATTCACAAGGAAACAAACATCACCATTATGTTTGTAACTCATGATATTTCTGAGGCACTAAAACTTGGAACTAAGGTTCTTGTAATGAACAATGGCAACATTGAACAATATGATAAACCAAGTGAAATTCTACAAAATCCGTCTACTGATTTTGTAAAGCAACTTGTATATAGGCAAAGACACATTTGTAATCTACCTGATGACAAGTTAAATGGCTGTGAATTTAGCAATGTTGCACAGATTAAATAG
- the cas9 gene encoding type II CRISPR RNA-guided endonuclease Cas9 (Cas9, originally named Csn1, is the large, multifunctional signature protein of type II CRISPR/Cas systems. It is well known even to general audiences because its RNA-guided endonuclease activity has made it a popular tool for custom editing of eukaryotic genomes.) yields the protein MKDYYVGFDIGTESVGWAVSDFYYNLCKFHGKSMWGYELFDECNTAVDRRTFRNSRKRIDRKKQRIAWLQMLFNEEISKVDIAFFQRLKESNLYLEDKSTNVPYAVFADKDYTDVDYHKNYPTIYHLRKELIESEDPHDVRLVYLALHHLIKNRGHFLFDNLNSDYDSDSSFDFLYDDLVTYLKEEMGIILECIDSSKVADILKDKSKSRSDKRKELSNYFQITKKYNPQEFEIITLLCGLKGTLSTIFSDKTLDEAEKNKIVFDNSFDENEDDYIAILQDRYELIEKVKAIYDWAVLADILNGESYISFAKVKTYEEHKNDLKMLKDYVKERCFDMYDEIFRVSSDIPNYTSYSGKYKEDGKTGVLPRKSKATQEEFCSYLLKSFKNFDHSGYEDMFLKIENNTFMPKIVVKDNGVIPMQVNEKEVKMILKNASKYLPFLSEKDCDGVTVIDKILMIFQFRIPYYVGPLNTHSDKSWLIRGKEKIYPWNFDKVVDVEKSAEAFITNLTSKCTYLFDKDVIPKNSILYSKFMVLNELNNLRLDGEKPDVQFKQDIFNDLFMHHKKVTRKSLVNYIKAKTGETPDITGIDGDFKTSMRSAIELSSYDLSLEEKEVIISSITIFGDDKKLLKKRLKKNFVDKLSNDDIKKISKLKYKDWGRFSKELLTEIYDFDENTGEVKDNIINSLWNTNDNFMELLGSKYNFQKSIESANKGIQQGNSIRKMVEALYVSPKIKRPIYQSLLIMKEIEKIQKSQPKKIFVEMTRSDGVKGDKGRKHSRKKRLEELYKNCKEDSGELWESLEKTPDNEFQQDKLYLYYTQFGKCMYTGESIDISDLFNKNIYDIDHIFPRSKVKDDSLDNRVLVKRTVNSHKDNDYPLDKSIRDKMKSFWYVLYSKELISKKKFERLTRSTSLTDSELSDFIARQLVETSQSTKAVANILKVLYPNTEIVYVKARYVSDIRNKQEYKMLKCRTVNDMHHAKDSYLNIVVGNVYNERFTHNKINFIKGLQTKKYSMNKMFSYDVKNAWIAEDNYSLNIVKKTMNKNNPIYRRYAFVQHGALFKVLPLKKGKGQAPLKGNSPLSDINKYGGYDKPTSSYFSYVEYEGKKGKKSRQLVPIDSYLRKEYEDNPIQYLTERLGLVNPKILIPVVKYNACIEIDGFRMNISSKSNGGKTIVYKSAMPLVLGYQGELYVRNITKLLESPEEHTITEFDGVSIDENIALFDTLVNKMCNTILKVKYSDMGKKINQKRDVFVSLDLRTQCFVLNEILKILHCNVLMGDLSKIGLAKKSGALTSNSVLTDIKNVKSIYLVNQSVTGLFENKIDLLNM from the coding sequence ATGAAAGATTATTATGTTGGTTTTGACATTGGTACTGAATCAGTAGGATGGGCAGTGTCTGATTTTTACTACAATCTATGTAAATTTCATGGTAAGTCTATGTGGGGCTATGAGCTTTTTGATGAATGTAATACTGCTGTTGATAGGAGAACCTTTAGAAATTCAAGAAAAAGAATTGATAGAAAGAAACAAAGAATTGCATGGTTACAAATGTTGTTTAATGAGGAAATTTCTAAAGTAGATATTGCTTTTTTTCAAAGACTAAAAGAAAGTAATCTTTATCTTGAAGATAAATCAACCAATGTGCCTTATGCAGTATTTGCTGATAAAGATTATACTGATGTTGATTATCATAAGAATTATCCTACAATTTATCACCTTAGAAAAGAGCTTATTGAAAGTGAGGACCCACATGATGTTAGATTGGTTTATCTTGCATTGCACCATCTAATTAAGAATAGAGGTCACTTTTTGTTTGATAATCTTAATTCTGATTATGACAGTGATTCTTCTTTTGATTTTCTTTATGACGATTTGGTTACTTATTTAAAAGAAGAAATGGGTATTATACTTGAATGTATTGATTCTTCAAAAGTTGCTGATATTCTCAAGGATAAAAGCAAGAGTAGAAGTGATAAGAGAAAAGAACTTAGTAATTATTTTCAAATTACTAAGAAGTACAACCCCCAGGAATTTGAGATTATTACTTTGCTTTGTGGATTGAAAGGAACTTTATCTACTATTTTTAGTGATAAAACTTTGGACGAGGCCGAAAAAAATAAAATTGTTTTTGATAACAGTTTTGATGAAAATGAAGACGATTACATTGCTATATTGCAAGACAGATATGAACTTATTGAAAAAGTAAAAGCAATTTATGATTGGGCTGTTTTAGCTGATATTCTAAACGGTGAATCTTATATATCTTTTGCAAAGGTTAAAACATATGAAGAACATAAGAATGATTTGAAAATGTTGAAGGATTATGTTAAAGAAAGATGTTTTGATATGTATGATGAAATTTTTAGGGTATCATCTGATATTCCAAATTACACATCATATAGTGGAAAGTATAAGGAAGACGGTAAAACAGGAGTTTTACCACGAAAGAGCAAAGCAACACAGGAAGAATTTTGTTCATACCTATTGAAGTCCTTTAAAAATTTTGACCATTCTGGTTATGAAGATATGTTTCTAAAAATTGAGAATAACACATTTATGCCTAAGATTGTGGTAAAAGATAATGGTGTTATTCCGATGCAGGTTAACGAAAAAGAAGTAAAGATGATTCTTAAAAATGCTTCTAAATACCTTCCTTTTCTAAGTGAAAAGGATTGTGACGGAGTTACAGTTATTGATAAAATTCTAATGATTTTTCAGTTTAGAATTCCTTACTATGTTGGTCCTTTAAATACTCATAGTGATAAGTCTTGGCTTATTAGAGGTAAAGAAAAAATTTATCCTTGGAATTTTGATAAGGTTGTAGATGTTGAAAAGTCAGCAGAGGCTTTTATTACAAATCTAACAAGCAAGTGTACATATCTGTTTGATAAAGATGTTATTCCTAAGAACTCAATTTTATATAGCAAGTTTATGGTTCTTAATGAACTTAATAATTTGCGTCTTGATGGTGAGAAACCTGATGTTCAGTTTAAGCAAGATATATTTAATGACCTTTTTATGCATCACAAAAAAGTGACAAGAAAGAGTCTTGTAAACTATATCAAAGCAAAGACAGGTGAAACACCTGACATTACAGGAATTGATGGTGACTTCAAAACAAGTATGCGTTCAGCTATTGAACTTTCTTCTTATGATTTATCTTTAGAAGAAAAGGAAGTAATTATTTCTTCTATTACCATTTTTGGTGACGATAAAAAGTTACTAAAAAAGAGATTGAAGAAAAACTTTGTAGATAAGTTATCAAATGATGATATTAAGAAGATAAGCAAGTTAAAATATAAAGATTGGGGAAGATTTTCTAAAGAATTATTAACTGAAATTTATGATTTTGATGAAAATACCGGTGAAGTAAAGGATAATATCATTAATTCCCTTTGGAATACGAATGATAACTTTATGGAACTTTTAGGTTCAAAATATAATTTCCAAAAGAGTATCGAAAGTGCCAACAAGGGAATTCAGCAAGGTAATTCAATTAGAAAAATGGTTGAAGCATTATATGTATCTCCAAAGATAAAAAGACCTATTTATCAGTCTTTACTTATTATGAAAGAAATTGAGAAGATTCAAAAGAGCCAGCCTAAGAAAATATTTGTGGAAATGACTCGTAGTGATGGTGTTAAAGGAGATAAAGGACGCAAACACTCTCGTAAAAAGCGTCTTGAAGAACTTTACAAAAATTGCAAAGAAGATTCCGGTGAACTTTGGGAAAGTCTAGAGAAAACACCTGACAATGAATTTCAACAGGACAAGTTGTATTTGTACTACACTCAATTTGGAAAATGTATGTACACAGGAGAAAGTATAGATATTTCAGATTTGTTTAATAAAAATATCTACGATATTGACCACATTTTTCCTAGATCAAAGGTAAAAGATGATAGCCTTGATAACCGTGTATTAGTTAAGAGAACAGTGAACTCTCATAAGGATAATGACTATCCTTTAGATAAGTCTATTAGAGATAAGATGAAATCTTTTTGGTATGTACTTTATTCTAAAGAGTTGATCAGTAAGAAAAAGTTTGAAAGACTTACAAGGTCAACAAGCTTAACAGACAGTGAGCTTTCTGACTTTATTGCTCGTCAACTTGTAGAAACTTCACAGTCAACCAAAGCTGTTGCTAATATTCTTAAGGTTTTGTACCCAAATACTGAAATTGTCTATGTTAAAGCTAGATATGTTTCTGACATTAGAAATAAGCAAGAATATAAAATGCTAAAATGTAGAACAGTCAATGATATGCACCATGCAAAGGATTCGTACCTTAATATTGTTGTTGGTAATGTGTATAACGAAAGATTTACACATAATAAGATTAACTTTATAAAGGGTTTGCAAACTAAGAAATATAGTATGAACAAAATGTTTAGCTATGATGTTAAAAATGCATGGATTGCTGAAGATAATTATTCTTTGAATATTGTAAAGAAAACAATGAATAAGAATAATCCTATCTACAGGAGATACGCTTTTGTTCAACATGGAGCACTCTTTAAAGTTTTACCTCTTAAAAAGGGTAAAGGACAAGCACCATTAAAGGGAAATTCACCACTTTCTGATATTAACAAGTACGGTGGCTATGATAAGCCAACATCTTCTTACTTCTCATATGTTGAATATGAAGGTAAGAAAGGAAAGAAAAGTCGTCAACTTGTTCCTATTGACAGCTACTTAAGAAAAGAATATGAGGATAATCCTATTCAGTATTTAACAGAAAGATTAGGTCTAGTTAATCCGAAAATTCTTATTCCGGTTGTGAAGTACAATGCTTGTATCGAGATTGATGGATTTAGAATGAATATTAGCAGTAAGTCAAATGGTGGTAAGACAATAGTATATAAATCAGCAATGCCTCTTGTTTTGGGTTACCAAGGTGAGTTGTATGTAAGAAATATTACAAAATTACTTGAAAGCCCTGAAGAACATACTATCACTGAATTTGATGGTGTTTCTATTGATGAAAACATCGCTTTATTTGATACTTTAGTGAACAAAATGTGTAATACAATTTTAAAAGTAAAATATTCAGATATGGGAAAAAAGATTAATCAAAAGAGAGATGTATTTGTTTCTCTTGATTTAAGAACACAATGTTTTGTTTTAAATGAAATTTTAAAAATATTACATTGTAATGTTTTAATGGGAGATTTATCGAAAATAGGTCTGGCTAAAAAATCTGGTGCACTTACTTCTAATTCTGTATTAACAGATATTAAGAATGTAAAATCTATTTATCTTGTTAATCAGTCAGTAACAGGATTATTTGAAAACAAAATTGACTTGTTGAATATGTAA
- the cas2 gene encoding CRISPR-associated endonuclease Cas2, whose translation MSYRFMRVLVMFDLPTETAENRRNYTKFRKYLIKSGFMMMQQSVYVRLALNQTNAKGMIDSVKKNKPPEGLVQIITITEKQYSKMEIISGEYSNDTVDTDERLLML comes from the coding sequence ATGAGTTATAGATTTATGAGAGTTTTAGTAATGTTTGATTTACCAACAGAAACAGCTGAAAATAGAAGAAATTATACTAAGTTTAGAAAGTATTTAATTAAAAGTGGTTTTATGATGATGCAGCAGTCTGTTTATGTGAGATTGGCATTAAATCAGACAAATGCAAAAGGAATGATCGATAGTGTAAAAAAGAACAAGCCTCCGGAAGGTCTTGTTCAAATTATTACTATTACCGAAAAACAGTATTCAAAGATGGAAATTATTTCCGGTGAGTATTCAAATGATACAGTAGATACTGATGAAAGGTTGTTAATGCTATGA
- a CDS encoding ABC transporter permease/substrate-binding protein — MIKEMWVLLIDKKDFFFNLLLEHIEISLLAIFIAIIFGGTVGILISEYEKSSKPTLGVINFLYTIPSISMLGFLIPFSGVGNVTAVIALTIYALLPMVRSTYTGITNVDKNILEAAKGMGSTKLQILFKIKLPLAMPVILSGIRNMVTMTIALAGIASFIGAGGLGVAIYRGITTNNTAMTMVGSLLIAILALVFDFILGFIEKRISKRSIKAKKTNKIMGIVAIILVAVITIVSIVPSGKKETINIATKPMTEQYILGEMMDILIEQDTDLNVEITQGVGGGTSNIEPAMEKGEFDIYPEYTGTAWNMVLKKDGLYTEDLFPTLEKQYNDKLKMSWVGMYGFNNTYGLVVRKEIANKYNIKTYSDLKAISNKLNFGAEYDFFEREDGYDALCKTYGFDFKKTMDMDIGLKYQAINQGKIDVMVIFTTDGQLSVSDVTVLKDDKNFYPSYLCGNVVRNEVIENHPEIKDELEKLTNTITDSDMAKMNYEVETNKKEPRDVAKDFLSNKGLLK; from the coding sequence ATGATAAAAGAAATGTGGGTTTTATTAATTGATAAGAAAGATTTTTTCTTTAACTTACTTTTAGAACATATAGAAATTTCACTACTTGCAATTTTTATTGCAATAATCTTTGGTGGTACAGTAGGTATTTTAATCAGTGAATATGAGAAGTCATCTAAGCCTACTCTTGGTGTAATCAATTTCTTATATACCATTCCCTCAATATCAATGCTTGGTTTTTTAATTCCATTTTCAGGTGTTGGTAACGTTACTGCTGTAATAGCTTTAACAATTTATGCACTACTGCCTATGGTGAGAAGTACATACACAGGTATAACTAATGTTGATAAAAACATTCTTGAGGCTGCAAAAGGTATGGGTAGTACAAAACTGCAAATTCTATTTAAAATCAAATTGCCACTTGCAATGCCTGTTATACTTTCAGGTATTAGAAATATGGTAACTATGACAATTGCACTTGCCGGTATTGCCTCTTTCATTGGAGCCGGTGGACTTGGTGTTGCTATTTACAGAGGTATCACTACTAACAACACTGCAATGACTATGGTTGGTAGTTTGCTTATTGCTATACTTGCTTTGGTATTTGATTTTATCCTTGGATTTATTGAAAAGAGAATTTCTAAAAGAAGTATTAAAGCTAAGAAAACTAACAAAATTATGGGCATTGTTGCTATTATTCTTGTTGCTGTAATTACAATAGTTTCTATTGTTCCAAGTGGCAAAAAAGAAACAATCAATATTGCAACTAAGCCTATGACAGAACAATATATCCTTGGTGAAATGATGGACATTCTTATTGAACAAGATACTGACTTGAATGTTGAAATTACACAAGGTGTTGGTGGTGGAACATCAAACATTGAACCTGCTATGGAAAAAGGTGAATTTGACATTTATCCTGAATATACAGGTACTGCATGGAATATGGTACTAAAAAAAGATGGACTATATACAGAGGACCTATTCCCTACGCTGGAAAAGCAATATAATGATAAGTTAAAAATGAGTTGGGTTGGAATGTATGGTTTTAACAACACATATGGTTTAGTTGTTAGAAAAGAAATTGCTAATAAATACAATATTAAAACTTATTCTGACTTAAAGGCTATATCTAACAAATTAAATTTTGGTGCTGAATATGATTTCTTTGAAAGAGAAGACGGTTATGATGCACTATGTAAAACATATGGTTTTGACTTTAAGAAAACTATGGATATGGACATTGGGTTAAAGTATCAGGCAATTAACCAAGGTAAAATTGATGTTATGGTTATCTTTACTACTGATGGTCAACTTTCTGTGTCTGATGTAACAGTTCTTAAAGATGATAAAAACTTTTATCCATCATATTTATGTGGCAATGTTGTTAGAAATGAAGTTATTGAAAATCATCCTGAAATTAAAGATGAATTAGAAAAACTAACTAACACAATCACAGACAGTGATATGGCAAAAATGAACTATGAAGTTGAAACAAATAAAAAAGAACCTAGGGATGTTGCAAAAGACTTTTTGAGCAACAAAGGACTTTTAAAGTGA
- a CDS encoding protein-ADP-ribose hydrolase, whose amino-acid sequence MTQEERRLYLINELIKENSRYSDIVIPKNKVEQKALLRGLLNVRMPNEISKEFLQIQDEYLKEECKSKGITDLKDLEPIENDIYLWQGDITTLKCDAIVNACNCDLLGCFYPNHKCIDNAIHTFSGIQLRLACNDIMVKQGRKEETGMAKITFAFNLPCKYVIHTVGPIVRGKLTEKDCDLLKSCYLSSLEIAEKNHLNSIAFCCISTGEFHFPNDKASEIAINTVKEYKEKTHSKIKVIFNVFKDKDYEIYRKLLK is encoded by the coding sequence ATGACACAAGAAGAAAGAAGATTATACTTAATCAATGAACTTATTAAGGAAAATTCTAGGTATTCAGATATAGTTATACCTAAGAATAAAGTTGAACAAAAGGCATTATTGAGAGGTTTACTGAATGTTCGTATGCCTAATGAAATAAGCAAGGAATTTTTACAAATTCAAGATGAATATTTAAAAGAAGAATGCAAATCAAAAGGTATAACTGATTTAAAGGACTTAGAGCCAATTGAAAATGACATTTATTTATGGCAAGGTGACATTACAACACTAAAATGTGATGCCATAGTAAATGCTTGTAACTGTGATTTATTAGGTTGTTTCTATCCTAACCACAAGTGCATTGACAATGCTATTCACACTTTTTCAGGTATTCAACTTAGGTTAGCTTGTAATGATATTATGGTTAAACAAGGTCGCAAAGAAGAAACAGGAATGGCTAAAATCACTTTTGCTTTTAACTTACCTTGTAAATATGTTATTCACACAGTTGGTCCTATTGTTAGAGGTAAACTGACTGAAAAAGATTGTGATTTACTGAAAAGTTGCTACCTTTCTTCCCTAGAAATTGCAGAGAAAAATCACCTAAACAGTATTGCATTTTGTTGCATATCTACCGGTGAATTTCACTTTCCTAATGATAAGGCAAGTGAAATTGCAATTAACACAGTTAAGGAATACAAAGAAAAAACACATAGTAAAATCAAGGTGATATTCAATGTTTTCAAGGATAAAGACTATGAAATTTACAGAAAGTTACTTAAATAA
- a CDS encoding winged helix-turn-helix transcriptional regulator → MKTKEELPACPVATTVSLIGSKWKILIMRNLLVRPWRFNELKKDLDGISQKVLTDSLRSMEDDGIVTRTVYAEVPPRVEYALSPLGESMRPIMDAMEKWGTEYKKSLE, encoded by the coding sequence ATGAAAACAAAAGAAGAATTACCTGCATGTCCTGTTGCAACAACAGTTTCACTCATAGGAAGTAAATGGAAAATATTAATTATGCGTAACCTATTGGTCCGACCTTGGAGATTTAATGAATTAAAAAAAGACCTTGATGGCATAAGCCAAAAGGTCCTTACCGATAGTTTGCGTTCAATGGAAGATGACGGAATTGTTACCCGTACTGTGTATGCAGAAGTCCCACCAAGAGTAGAATATGCTCTTTCACCATTAGGTGAATCTATGCGACCAATTATGGATGCAATGGAAAAATGGGGAACAGAGTATAAGAAAAGTTTGGAATAA
- the csn2 gene encoding type II-A CRISPR-associated protein Csn2 — translation MRMLYKLMTDPVKFENSNIKLLVIENKIQFRNTILSLQNSDEEGLFVFSKDYKPLDFSKSVRFIDNALSFNLADKKLMSKINSDLEFICNSKYFDELSMIKELCTKLCYNLCEEKEFDFTFNDEIETSAFIKLFSFSPNNDSSGVLEKLLLYINLVNKYLGIKCFITQNLYIYFSYDEILSFYNTLIAHDIYLVDIENIFPNQITSLEEVIIIDKDLCEMIDK, via the coding sequence ATGAGAATGTTATATAAGTTAATGACAGATCCTGTGAAATTTGAAAATAGTAATATTAAACTGTTGGTTATTGAAAATAAAATTCAGTTTAGAAATACTATTCTAAGTTTACAGAATAGTGATGAAGAGGGCTTATTTGTGTTTTCAAAGGATTATAAACCACTAGATTTTTCTAAGTCAGTTAGATTTATAGATAATGCACTATCTTTTAATTTAGCTGATAAAAAGCTTATGAGTAAAATTAATAGTGATTTAGAATTTATTTGTAATTCAAAGTATTTTGATGAATTATCAATGATTAAAGAATTATGTACAAAGCTTTGTTATAATCTTTGTGAAGAAAAAGAATTTGATTTTACGTTTAATGATGAAATAGAAACAAGTGCTTTTATAAAACTGTTTTCTTTCTCTCCTAATAATGATTCTTCAGGTGTATTGGAAAAACTTTTATTGTATATTAATTTAGTAAATAAGTATCTAGGTATTAAGTGTTTTATAACACAAAATCTCTATATTTATTTTAGTTATGATGAGATTTTATCATTTTATAACACACTTATTGCTCACGATATTTATTTAGTAGATATAGAAAATATATTTCCAAATCAAATTACTTCTCTAGAAGAAGTAATAATAATTGATAAAGATTTATGTGAGATGATTGACAAATAA
- a CDS encoding imidazolonepropionase: MPRSYRHISNYENEILELKSKGFTVIEIGAKLGFTQKQVHNFITRYNKKQRMLEAGKVIHKKGRPPKDYEVTEDMKINELKYIIARKDSKIKQLEMENELMRDFLSHTGRK; this comes from the coding sequence ATGCCAAGAAGTTACCGACACATAAGTAATTACGAAAATGAAATATTAGAATTAAAATCAAAAGGGTTTACTGTGATAGAAATAGGGGCAAAACTTGGTTTTACTCAAAAGCAAGTACATAACTTCATCACACGATACAATAAGAAACAACGAATGCTTGAAGCAGGAAAAGTAATTCACAAGAAGGGTAGACCGCCAAAAGATTATGAAGTCACAGAAGATATGAAAATCAATGAGTTAAAATATATCATAGCTCGTAAAGATTCAAAGATAAAACAATTAGAAATGGAAAATGAATTAATGAGGGATTTTCTCTCGCACACAGGAAGGAAGTGA